A region of Scleropages formosus chromosome 2, fSclFor1.1, whole genome shotgun sequence DNA encodes the following proteins:
- the LOC108923239 gene encoding calcium/calmodulin-dependent protein kinase type 1D-like isoform X1, which translates to MGRKEDTFDWKKRTDNIREVFDFIEVLGSGAFSEVFMVKERKTGKHFALKCVKKKPKRDSILENEIAVLRRIKHENVVGLEDFYESRTHYYLVMQLVSGGELFDRILDRGVYTEKDASLVIRQVLHGVSYLHKNGIVHRDLKPENLLYFSQDENSKIMISDFGLSKMEDNGIMSTACGTPGYVAPEVLAQKPYSKAVDCWSIGVITYILLCGYPPFYEETETRLFSKIMKAQYEFDSPFWDDISDSAKDFIRNMMQKNPKMRYAPDQALRHPWIIGETARNQDIYRSVSAQMQKNFAKSKWKQAFNAAVAINHMKKLHLAHSECPADHGPGSVPDIQVVDVSSPEAVRRDLDPELPEPRRGARDGHMALPANHNEPKSHYHPLRISHSEPPHALAVGEKGRHAYHSEPANLNGAAKQYVDGVRGARCFPVVPDGLRRPSSSTGDFPASFLALQVRDCREESPRPRADAADGGVLHHVRLQSEA; encoded by the exons ATGGGCCGCAAGGAGGACACCTTCGACTGGAAGAAGAGAACGGACAACATCCGGGAGGTGTTTGACTTCATCGAGGTGCTGGGATC GGGGGCCTTCTCCGAGGTGTTCATGGTGAAGGAGAGGAAGACGGGCAAACATTTCGCCCTCAAGTGCGTCAAGAAGAAGCCAAAGAGGGACAGCATCCTGGAGAATGAGATCGCTGTGCTGAGGAG GATCAAGCACGAGAACGTTGTGGGACTGGAGGACTTTTACGAGAGTCGAACTCATTACTACCTCGTCATGCAGCT CGTCTCCGGCGGCGAGCTCTTCGACCGCATTCTGGACCGCGGCGTGTACACAGAGAAGGATGCAAGCCTTGTGATACGGCAGGTTCTGCACGGCGTCAGCTACCTCCACAAAAACGGCATTGTGCACCGTGACCTCAAG CCTGAGAACTTACTTTACTTCAGCCAAGATGAGAACTCCAAAATCATGATCAGCGACTTTGGTCTGTCCAAGATGGAGGACAACGGCATTATGTCCACTGCCTGTGGCACTCCAGGATACGTGG ctcctgaGGTTCTGGCTCAGAAACCCTACAGCAAGGCGGTGGACTGCTGGTCCATCGGAGTTATCACCTACATCCT GCTCTGTGGCTACCCGCCTTTCTACGAGGAGACGGAGACCCGCCTCTTCTCCAAGATCATGAAGGCCCAGTACGAGTTTGACTCGCCCTTCTGGGATGACATATCAGACTCAG CAAAGGACTTCATCCGAAACATGATGCAGAAGAACCCTAAAATGCGCTACGCCCCCGATCAGGCCCTCAGACACCCCTG GATCATTGGGGAGACGGCCCGGAACCAGGACATCTACCGCTCGGTCAGCGCTCAGATGCAGAAGAACTTTGCCAAGTCCAAGTGGAAG CAAGCCTTCAACGCAGCTGTGGCCATCAACCACATGAAGAAGCTGCACCTGGCACACTCGGAATGCCCCGCTGACCACGGCCCCGGGTCCGTGCCCGACATCCAGGTGGTGGACGTGTCGTCCCCAGAGGCCGTGCGCCGGGACCTCGATCCGGAGCTTCCGGAGCCCCGTCGAGGGGCGCGGGACGGCCACATGGCTCTGCCCGCAAACCACAACGAGCCCAAGAGCCACTACCACCCGCTGCGGATCAGCCACAGCGAGCCCCCCCATGCGCTCGCCGTTGGCGAGAAGGGCCGGCACGCCTACCACTCGGAACCCGCCAACCTCAACGGCGCAGCCAAGCAGTACGTAGACGGAGTCCGGGGTGCCCGGTGCTTCCCTGTCGTGCCGGACGGCTTGCGTAGACCGAGCAGCTCAACGGGTGACTTCCCCGCCTCCTTCCTTGCCCTGCAGGTACGGGACTGTCGGGAAGAGTCCCCACGGCCACGTGCAGACGCTGCAGACGGCGGTGTGCTCCATCATGTGAGACTACAAAGCGAAGCATGA
- the LOC108923239 gene encoding calcium/calmodulin-dependent protein kinase type 1D-like isoform X2, translated as MGRKEDTFDWKKRTDNIREVFDFIEVLGSGAFSEVFMVKERKTGKHFALKCVKKKPKRDSILENEIAVLRRIKHENVVGLEDFYESRTHYYLVMQLVSGGELFDRILDRGVYTEKDASLVIRQVLHGVSYLHKNGIVHRDLKPENLLYFSQDENSKIMISDFGLSKMEDNGIMSTACGTPGYVAPEVLAQKPYSKAVDCWSIGVITYILLCGYPPFYEETETRLFSKIMKAQYEFDSPFWDDISDSAKDFIRNMMQKNPKMRYAPDQALRHPWIIGETARNQDIYRSVSAQMQKNFAKSKWKQAFNAAVAINHMKKLHLAHSECPADHGPGSVPDIQVVDVSSPEAVRRDLDPELPEPRRGARDGHMALPANHNEPKSHYHPLRISHSEPPHALAVGEKGRHAYHSEPANLNGAAKQYGTVGKSPHGHVQTLQTAVCSIM; from the exons ATGGGCCGCAAGGAGGACACCTTCGACTGGAAGAAGAGAACGGACAACATCCGGGAGGTGTTTGACTTCATCGAGGTGCTGGGATC GGGGGCCTTCTCCGAGGTGTTCATGGTGAAGGAGAGGAAGACGGGCAAACATTTCGCCCTCAAGTGCGTCAAGAAGAAGCCAAAGAGGGACAGCATCCTGGAGAATGAGATCGCTGTGCTGAGGAG GATCAAGCACGAGAACGTTGTGGGACTGGAGGACTTTTACGAGAGTCGAACTCATTACTACCTCGTCATGCAGCT CGTCTCCGGCGGCGAGCTCTTCGACCGCATTCTGGACCGCGGCGTGTACACAGAGAAGGATGCAAGCCTTGTGATACGGCAGGTTCTGCACGGCGTCAGCTACCTCCACAAAAACGGCATTGTGCACCGTGACCTCAAG CCTGAGAACTTACTTTACTTCAGCCAAGATGAGAACTCCAAAATCATGATCAGCGACTTTGGTCTGTCCAAGATGGAGGACAACGGCATTATGTCCACTGCCTGTGGCACTCCAGGATACGTGG ctcctgaGGTTCTGGCTCAGAAACCCTACAGCAAGGCGGTGGACTGCTGGTCCATCGGAGTTATCACCTACATCCT GCTCTGTGGCTACCCGCCTTTCTACGAGGAGACGGAGACCCGCCTCTTCTCCAAGATCATGAAGGCCCAGTACGAGTTTGACTCGCCCTTCTGGGATGACATATCAGACTCAG CAAAGGACTTCATCCGAAACATGATGCAGAAGAACCCTAAAATGCGCTACGCCCCCGATCAGGCCCTCAGACACCCCTG GATCATTGGGGAGACGGCCCGGAACCAGGACATCTACCGCTCGGTCAGCGCTCAGATGCAGAAGAACTTTGCCAAGTCCAAGTGGAAG CAAGCCTTCAACGCAGCTGTGGCCATCAACCACATGAAGAAGCTGCACCTGGCACACTCGGAATGCCCCGCTGACCACGGCCCCGGGTCCGTGCCCGACATCCAGGTGGTGGACGTGTCGTCCCCAGAGGCCGTGCGCCGGGACCTCGATCCGGAGCTTCCGGAGCCCCGTCGAGGGGCGCGGGACGGCCACATGGCTCTGCCCGCAAACCACAACGAGCCCAAGAGCCACTACCACCCGCTGCGGATCAGCCACAGCGAGCCCCCCCATGCGCTCGCCGTTGGCGAGAAGGGCCGGCACGCCTACCACTCGGAACCCGCCAACCTCAACGGCGCAGCCAAGCA GTACGGGACTGTCGGGAAGAGTCCCCACGGCCACGTGCAGACGCTGCAGACGGCGGTGTGCTCCATCATGTGA